A genomic segment from Lignipirellula cremea encodes:
- a CDS encoding phenylacetate--CoA ligase family protein has protein sequence MKNSTFENRRQLETLDSQSLVDHQLDRLNQLLAAILPHNRFYAEKFSDLALPLTSLDELANLPFTFKEELVAGKHEGDLAANLTWPLERYSRFHRTSGTHGRPMVVLDTPDDWEWWLHNWQFVLDAAELTPADRVLMAFSFGPFIGFWSAFDAVAARGCLTVPTGGMSSVARLDLLRNLHATALFCTPSYALHLAETAREQHIDPASLGVKKIVVAGEPGGSVPARRERIETAWNAKLIDHAGASEIGAWGYSDPQRQGLYINESEFLAEFRSLASGDLAGEGELSELVLTTLGRLGSPVIRYRTGDLVRPTWNGSGDCNFVLLEGGVLGRVDDMLVVRGVNIFPASIEQILLSFPEVVEYRLTAFTEHEMDCLRVEVEDRLQQPQRVAQELQLRLGLRIEVADAPLGSLPRFEGKGRRFIDQRSKL, from the coding sequence ATGAAAAACTCGACCTTTGAAAACCGCCGGCAATTGGAAACACTCGACTCCCAGTCGCTGGTCGACCATCAACTGGATCGTTTGAATCAACTGCTGGCCGCGATTCTGCCCCACAATCGGTTCTACGCCGAAAAGTTTTCCGACCTGGCGTTGCCTTTAACGTCGCTGGACGAACTGGCCAACCTGCCCTTCACCTTCAAGGAAGAGCTGGTCGCCGGCAAGCACGAAGGCGATCTGGCCGCCAACCTGACCTGGCCGCTGGAACGTTACTCCCGTTTCCATCGTACTTCCGGTACGCACGGGCGACCGATGGTCGTGCTGGATACGCCCGACGACTGGGAGTGGTGGCTGCATAACTGGCAGTTCGTGCTGGACGCCGCCGAATTGACGCCAGCCGACCGCGTGCTGATGGCGTTTTCTTTTGGGCCGTTCATCGGTTTCTGGAGCGCGTTCGATGCGGTTGCTGCGCGCGGCTGCTTGACGGTTCCCACCGGCGGAATGAGTTCGGTCGCCCGGCTGGATCTCCTCCGCAACCTGCACGCGACGGCCCTGTTCTGCACTCCCAGCTATGCGCTGCACCTGGCGGAAACGGCGAGAGAACAGCATATCGATCCGGCATCGCTGGGCGTGAAAAAGATCGTCGTCGCCGGCGAACCGGGCGGATCCGTGCCAGCCCGCCGGGAACGGATTGAAACGGCCTGGAATGCGAAGCTGATCGATCACGCCGGCGCCAGCGAGATCGGCGCCTGGGGATACAGCGATCCGCAACGGCAAGGGCTCTACATCAATGAAAGCGAGTTCCTCGCCGAATTCCGTTCCCTGGCCAGCGGCGATCTGGCCGGAGAAGGCGAACTTTCCGAACTGGTGCTGACCACCCTCGGCCGGCTGGGCAGCCCCGTGATCCGCTATCGCACCGGCGATCTGGTTCGGCCCACCTGGAACGGCTCGGGCGACTGCAACTTCGTCCTGCTCGAAGGCGGCGTGCTGGGCCGCGTCGACGACATGCTGGTGGTGCGAGGGGTGAATATCTTTCCCGCCTCGATCGAGCAGATCCTGCTCAGCTTTCCCGAAGTCGTCGAATACCGGCTGACCGCCTTTACGGAACACGAAATGGATTGTCTGCGTGTCGAAGTCGAAGATCGCCTGCAGCAACCGCAACGCGTGGCCCAGGAGCTTCAGCTGCGTCTCGGCCTGCGGATCGAGGTGGCCGACGCCCCGCTGGGCTCGTTGCCGCGTTTTGAAGGCAAAGGCCGCCGCTTTATTGATCAGCGGTCCAAACTTTAA
- a CDS encoding serine/threonine-protein kinase yields MNLSESSEHDEQLARLLGELTDAAQRGETVDLAEVCAEHPTFAEELRLLWGAVMFADAAGSDRSAGFSSAASIDRWQGLKTPCLIDDYELLEEIGRGGMGVVYRARQESLNREVAVKMILRGELASTADLERFYTEAQAAARLDHHGIVPVYEVGELGGHSYFSMKYIEGSTLLQLLATGPLPPREAARLIAAVAKAIHFAHQQGVLHRDLKPSNILLDEHGQPHVTDFGLAKQATDQGNLTRTGAVLGTPSYMSPEQANGVRDLGPATDVYSLGAMLYHALAGRPPFQAATPLDTILLLREQEPVPPRVLNPQANRDLEMIALRCLQKPSDLRYRSADDLARDLEAFLNDEPIAARSGRFSHVIARMFRETHHAVVLENWGLLWMWHSLAIFVACLLTNVVFWIDMQYSLQGVRYYYFALWTAGFGAWAAVFWALRRRMGPVLFVERQIAHVWAASIICIAMLFPLEAWLSLEPLKLSPILGLINGMVFFVKAGILSGAFYLQSLALFLTAVAMALAPEVAHLIFGAVSAACFFFPGLKYYRQRMKSQSVR; encoded by the coding sequence GTGAATTTGTCCGAATCGTCTGAACATGATGAACAACTGGCGCGGTTGCTCGGAGAGCTGACCGACGCCGCCCAGCGCGGCGAGACCGTCGATCTGGCGGAGGTCTGCGCCGAGCATCCGACGTTTGCCGAGGAGCTCCGACTTCTCTGGGGCGCGGTGATGTTCGCCGACGCCGCCGGTAGTGATCGCAGCGCGGGCTTCTCCTCCGCCGCCTCCATTGATCGCTGGCAAGGATTGAAAACGCCCTGCCTGATCGACGACTACGAACTGCTGGAGGAGATCGGCCGGGGCGGCATGGGCGTGGTGTATCGGGCCCGCCAGGAAAGCCTGAACCGCGAAGTCGCCGTGAAAATGATCCTGCGGGGCGAACTGGCTTCAACGGCCGATCTGGAACGGTTTTATACCGAGGCCCAGGCGGCGGCCCGGCTGGATCACCATGGGATCGTCCCCGTTTACGAAGTGGGCGAACTGGGCGGCCATTCCTACTTCAGCATGAAGTACATCGAAGGCAGTACGCTCCTGCAGCTACTGGCGACCGGGCCGTTGCCGCCGCGCGAAGCGGCTCGCCTGATCGCCGCCGTGGCGAAAGCCATTCACTTCGCCCATCAGCAAGGAGTCTTGCACCGCGACCTGAAGCCTTCGAATATCCTCCTCGACGAACACGGTCAGCCGCACGTGACCGACTTTGGACTGGCCAAACAGGCGACCGACCAGGGCAACCTGACCCGCACCGGCGCGGTGCTGGGTACGCCTTCGTACATGTCGCCCGAACAAGCCAACGGCGTTCGCGACCTGGGCCCGGCGACCGATGTCTACAGCCTGGGCGCCATGCTCTACCACGCACTGGCAGGGCGGCCTCCCTTCCAGGCGGCGACTCCGCTGGACACCATTTTGCTGCTTCGCGAACAGGAGCCGGTTCCCCCGCGGGTGCTGAATCCCCAGGCGAATCGCGATCTGGAAATGATCGCGCTGCGTTGCCTGCAGAAGCCGTCGGACTTGCGTTATCGGTCGGCCGACGATCTGGCCCGCGATCTGGAAGCGTTCCTCAACGATGAACCGATCGCCGCCCGGAGCGGGCGGTTCAGTCACGTGATTGCCCGCATGTTCCGGGAGACACACCACGCGGTCGTCCTGGAGAACTGGGGCCTGCTGTGGATGTGGCACAGCCTGGCGATTTTTGTCGCCTGCCTGCTGACGAATGTCGTGTTCTGGATCGACATGCAGTATTCGCTGCAGGGCGTGCGGTACTACTACTTCGCCCTGTGGACGGCGGGCTTTGGAGCCTGGGCGGCCGTGTTCTGGGCGCTGCGGCGGCGGATGGGACCGGTGCTGTTTGTCGAGCGGCAGATTGCGCATGTCTGGGCGGCCAGCATCATTTGTATCGCCATGCTGTTTCCGTTGGAGGCCTGGCTGAGCCTGGAGCCGCTGAAGCTGTCGCCCATTCTGGGGCTGATCAACGGCATGGTGTTTTTCGTCAAGGCCGGCATCCTCAGCGGGGCGTTTTACCTGCAGTCGCTCGCCCTGTTTCTGACGGCGGTCGCCATGGCTCTGGCGCCAGAGGTCGCCCATCTGATCTTTGGCGCCGTGAGCGCCGCCTGCTTCTTTTTTCCCGGGCTCAAATATTATCGGCAGCGCATGAAGTCGCAGTCGGTGCGTTAA
- a CDS encoding PDZ domain-containing protein, whose amino-acid sequence MDHALKICLALAFCLAPHGARAEAIPVDQIARQVQQLGSAHYRERKQAQAALIALGDKAVQPLKYALQSDNPEATWRAITILETIALHGEQEAADDALAVLEAYGAGGDPEVTATIRQLQYRLVVQRHLDGSRQLAAQGARFEQGQSAAEAAGLAGTYDETVPRELLSYTSDVTEPVDYPSPPATAFSEFGGSKDLKIFSAKVATARPVLDPDDSPLAVEVEETAPGSMGLSGRPAGAAMTLPEPKPLTATLLTPSTEPLEIESPVRADDTVIEETAVERTTIEEADNDAHFREATDEILALIQVQDPSEPIAGSSAFEFTAHEPPHMMYLTAAWRGRPVDLKLLSQMALLTEIQVQNRKLGQDELQQLAAAPGLVRLMLTNCQCPLTALKKIKTDHPQLEVSAFGPAVLGVSADLSEPVRSPFQVGVLASGHGAEAAGVKIGDQITAVDGEPIADFFELTFALASRRVGERVKLSIVREGKPMSLTAQLGSSTPTYLPPR is encoded by the coding sequence ATGGATCATGCGTTGAAGATTTGCCTGGCGCTGGCTTTTTGCCTGGCGCCGCATGGGGCGCGTGCGGAAGCGATTCCGGTCGACCAGATTGCCCGGCAAGTTCAGCAGCTGGGTTCGGCCCATTATCGTGAGCGAAAGCAGGCTCAGGCGGCCCTCATTGCCCTCGGCGACAAAGCGGTGCAGCCTTTGAAGTACGCCCTGCAGAGCGACAATCCCGAAGCCACGTGGCGGGCGATTACCATCCTGGAAACGATCGCCCTGCATGGCGAACAGGAGGCCGCCGACGACGCTTTGGCCGTGCTGGAAGCGTATGGCGCCGGTGGCGACCCGGAAGTGACCGCGACGATCAGGCAGCTGCAGTATCGCCTGGTAGTGCAACGGCATCTCGATGGCAGCCGCCAGCTGGCGGCCCAGGGCGCCCGGTTTGAGCAGGGCCAGAGTGCAGCGGAAGCGGCCGGTCTGGCAGGAACGTACGACGAAACGGTCCCCCGCGAGTTGCTGTCTTATACCTCCGACGTGACGGAGCCTGTCGACTATCCGTCTCCCCCGGCGACTGCTTTTTCGGAGTTTGGTGGGAGCAAGGATCTCAAGATTTTTTCCGCCAAAGTCGCCACGGCCCGGCCCGTGCTTGATCCCGACGATTCTCCGTTAGCGGTCGAAGTCGAAGAGACGGCTCCCGGAAGCATGGGACTCAGCGGCCGTCCGGCAGGGGCGGCGATGACGCTGCCTGAGCCGAAGCCGTTGACGGCCACGCTCCTGACGCCTTCGACGGAACCCTTGGAAATTGAATCGCCTGTACGCGCAGACGACACGGTCATTGAAGAAACGGCGGTGGAACGCACTACGATCGAGGAAGCGGATAACGACGCCCATTTCCGTGAGGCGACGGACGAAATCCTGGCGTTGATCCAGGTCCAGGATCCCAGCGAACCGATTGCAGGCAGTTCGGCGTTTGAATTCACCGCGCACGAACCGCCCCACATGATGTATCTGACGGCTGCCTGGCGTGGACGGCCTGTCGACCTGAAGTTGCTGTCGCAGATGGCGCTGCTGACCGAGATCCAGGTGCAGAACCGCAAGCTGGGACAGGACGAGCTGCAGCAGCTGGCTGCGGCGCCGGGCCTGGTCCGGCTGATGTTGACCAACTGCCAGTGCCCGCTGACGGCGCTTAAGAAAATCAAAACAGACCATCCTCAGCTGGAAGTGAGTGCGTTTGGTCCGGCCGTGCTGGGCGTGTCGGCCGATTTGAGCGAACCGGTCCGCAGTCCCTTCCAGGTGGGCGTGCTGGCGTCCGGCCATGGAGCCGAAGCGGCAGGCGTCAAAATTGGCGATCAGATCACGGCCGTCGATGGCGAGCCGATCGCCGATTTCTTCGAACTCACCTTCGCTCTGGCCAGCCGTCGGGTGGGCGAACGGGTCAAGCTCAGCATTGTTCGCGAGGGCAAGCCGATGAGCCTGACCGCCCAGTTGGGCTCCAGCACGCCGACCTATCTGCCCCCGCGGTAA
- a CDS encoding ATP-binding protein, whose product MHADVNRNAAVSLNAAWLVRLRWLAAAGQLATVLLALGAYQIQLPLAPLLGVVGFTAITNLALAWWLRHRQGVVAGPETPHPALLAAVMAVDLASLTMLLYFTGGVTNPFAVFFLVNLALAAVVLPRPWAWSLTAGAVICFAMILVVHRPVPELEQRSNGQHMSLWEQGMLAAFFGCATVTTYFITRLTKELRRRENELRIAEQQRARSERLEALATLAAGAGHELASPLSTIAVVAKELSRHLVDADAPASVREDVELIRSELDHCRNILHRMAGNAGQMMGEEVSHLTIGEFLDDVLSGLRRPGLIDLQVSDEDRLRPIQLPLQSMAQSLRGVLQNALDASAPEATVQLRVVPEGEDWLFETRDQGSGMTPETLARAGEPFFTTKDTGQGMGMGLFLARSVVERLGGSLEIESTPGNGAVVSIHLPAF is encoded by the coding sequence ATGCATGCCGATGTCAATCGAAACGCCGCGGTTAGCCTCAACGCCGCCTGGCTGGTGCGACTGCGCTGGCTGGCCGCAGCCGGTCAACTGGCGACGGTGCTGCTGGCGCTGGGCGCCTATCAGATCCAGTTGCCGCTGGCTCCCTTGTTGGGCGTAGTCGGCTTCACAGCCATCACCAACCTGGCGCTCGCCTGGTGGCTGCGTCACCGACAGGGAGTGGTCGCGGGACCGGAAACGCCGCACCCTGCGTTGCTGGCCGCCGTCATGGCCGTCGACCTGGCGTCGCTGACCATGCTGCTGTACTTTACCGGCGGCGTGACCAATCCGTTCGCCGTGTTCTTTCTGGTCAATCTGGCCCTGGCAGCCGTGGTGCTGCCGCGCCCTTGGGCGTGGTCGCTGACAGCAGGCGCGGTGATCTGTTTCGCCATGATCCTGGTCGTGCATCGCCCGGTTCCCGAGCTGGAACAGCGTTCCAACGGCCAGCACATGTCGCTCTGGGAACAGGGAATGCTGGCGGCGTTTTTTGGTTGCGCGACCGTAACGACCTATTTCATCACCCGTCTGACCAAAGAGCTGCGTCGCCGCGAAAACGAACTACGCATCGCCGAGCAACAGCGCGCCCGGAGCGAACGGCTGGAAGCGCTGGCGACCCTGGCCGCCGGCGCCGGACACGAGCTGGCCTCTCCCCTGTCGACGATCGCCGTGGTCGCCAAAGAACTCTCCCGCCACCTGGTCGACGCCGACGCTCCGGCCTCGGTGCGCGAAGATGTGGAGTTGATCCGCAGCGAGCTGGATCACTGCCGCAACATCCTGCATCGCATGGCTGGCAACGCGGGCCAGATGATGGGCGAGGAAGTCTCCCATTTGACCATTGGCGAGTTCCTCGACGACGTCCTCTCGGGGCTTCGCCGCCCTGGACTGATCGATCTGCAGGTGTCGGACGAAGATCGCCTTCGCCCGATCCAGCTGCCCCTGCAGAGCATGGCCCAGTCGCTCCGCGGCGTGCTGCAGAATGCGCTCGACGCTTCCGCTCCCGAGGCCACGGTGCAACTGCGCGTGGTCCCCGAAGGGGAAGACTGGCTGTTCGAGACCCGCGACCAGGGAAGCGGCATGACGCCCGAAACACTGGCCCGCGCAGGCGAGCCGTTCTTCACCACCAAAGACACCGGCCAGGGTATGGGCATGGGACTGTTCCTGGCCCGCAGCGTGGTGGAACGACTGGGCGGATCGCTGGAGATCGAATCCACCCCCGGCAACGGCGCGGTCGTGTCGATCCATCTACCAGCGTTTTAA
- a CDS encoding cation:proton antiporter yields the protein MLAGTSVEHSEHLLLYYLAGVALLGVSAQWLAWRLRLPSILLLLSFGVVLGIFLPPDAVFQRLSPHQEIDSDLFLFPIVSLSVAIIMLEGGLTLRLSELKQSGGVVLRLCTLGAIVSWVLTAIAAWWVLGFDARLATLIGAILVVTGPTVIAPLLRHIQPKRRIGSIVKWEGIVIDPVGAVLAVLVFEAISSESGASAPIIAWALTKTILVGGSAGLALGVLIEWAFSRYWIPDFLQGAFVLSAALASFAWSNHLQNESGLVTVTVLGIYLANQKTVSLKHVAEFKEHLVVLLIACLFIVLGSRVELAQVWQLGWPGAVFVAAMILIVRPASVALSTIGCDLNWREKVFLSFLAPRGIVAAAVASIFAIKAAKHFTSIDMVEQSEEMAAVAFLVIFGTVLVYGLFSGVVARLLGLADPNPQGVLIAGAGTAARTIAKALHDNGVLVLVVDTNFRHVAAARMEGMRAECASILSEHVAEELELGGIGRLMALTPNDTVNVLAVRVFTHHFGRQNVYQLPPAEGGAGAREAVGRQLQGRRLFDKNMSYEKLSQLLGPGGACLIKRTKLTEEFTLSDYRVQYNDAPVLMFVISEGGTVRIITADNETPPQAGDTILAIVPQQTPVHYEEDEEEGAAEKEASSGKEKPPAENPNNNQPDQDKPAGEKPAR from the coding sequence ATGCTGGCTGGAACAAGCGTGGAACACTCCGAGCATTTGCTGCTGTACTATCTGGCCGGCGTCGCCCTGTTAGGCGTCTCGGCCCAATGGCTGGCCTGGCGATTGCGGCTGCCTTCGATTCTGCTGCTGTTGTCGTTCGGGGTGGTGCTGGGAATTTTTCTGCCGCCCGACGCCGTGTTTCAGCGGCTGTCGCCCCACCAGGAGATTGACTCCGACCTGTTCCTGTTCCCGATTGTTTCCCTGTCGGTGGCGATCATCATGCTCGAAGGCGGCCTGACGCTGCGTTTGAGCGAGCTGAAACAGTCCGGCGGGGTCGTCCTGCGCCTTTGCACGCTGGGAGCGATCGTCTCCTGGGTGCTCACCGCCATCGCCGCCTGGTGGGTGCTGGGTTTTGACGCCCGCCTGGCAACGCTGATCGGGGCGATCCTGGTGGTGACGGGACCGACCGTCATCGCCCCCCTGCTGCGACATATCCAGCCGAAACGCCGGATTGGTTCGATCGTCAAATGGGAAGGGATCGTGATCGACCCGGTCGGCGCCGTGCTGGCCGTGCTGGTCTTTGAGGCGATCTCCAGCGAAAGCGGAGCCTCGGCTCCGATCATCGCCTGGGCGCTGACCAAAACGATCCTGGTCGGCGGTTCGGCCGGCCTGGCGCTGGGGGTGCTGATCGAATGGGCCTTTAGCCGCTACTGGATCCCTGACTTTCTGCAGGGGGCCTTTGTCCTGTCGGCTGCTTTGGCTTCCTTCGCCTGGTCGAACCATCTGCAGAACGAATCGGGTCTGGTCACGGTCACCGTGCTGGGAATTTATCTGGCCAACCAGAAAACCGTATCGCTCAAGCATGTGGCCGAATTCAAAGAGCACCTGGTGGTGCTGCTGATCGCCTGCCTGTTTATTGTGCTGGGCTCCCGAGTGGAGTTGGCCCAGGTCTGGCAGCTGGGCTGGCCGGGGGCCGTGTTTGTGGCCGCCATGATCCTGATCGTGCGGCCCGCCTCGGTGGCGTTGTCGACGATCGGTTGCGATCTTAACTGGCGGGAGAAAGTGTTCCTTTCGTTCCTGGCGCCGCGAGGAATTGTGGCGGCGGCCGTCGCTTCGATCTTCGCCATCAAGGCGGCCAAACACTTCACCTCGATCGACATGGTGGAGCAGTCGGAAGAAATGGCCGCGGTCGCCTTCCTGGTCATTTTTGGCACGGTTCTGGTCTACGGACTGTTTTCCGGCGTGGTGGCCCGCCTGCTGGGACTGGCCGATCCCAATCCGCAAGGCGTACTGATCGCCGGGGCAGGGACCGCCGCCCGGACGATCGCCAAAGCCCTCCACGACAACGGCGTGCTGGTCCTTGTTGTCGACACCAACTTCCGCCACGTGGCGGCCGCCCGCATGGAAGGCATGCGAGCCGAATGCGCCAGTATTTTGTCAGAGCATGTAGCCGAAGAGCTGGAACTGGGCGGCATCGGCCGGCTGATGGCGCTCACCCCGAACGATACGGTCAATGTCCTGGCGGTGCGCGTCTTCACCCACCACTTCGGACGCCAGAACGTCTATCAGTTGCCGCCGGCCGAAGGCGGAGCCGGCGCCCGGGAAGCGGTCGGCCGTCAGCTGCAGGGACGTCGGCTGTTCGACAAGAACATGTCCTATGAAAAGCTGTCGCAGTTGCTGGGCCCTGGCGGGGCCTGCCTGATCAAACGCACTAAACTGACCGAAGAGTTCACGCTGAGCGATTACCGCGTGCAGTACAACGACGCTCCCGTCCTGATGTTCGTCATCAGCGAAGGCGGAACCGTGCGGATTATCACCGCCGACAACGAAACTCCTCCCCAGGCGGGCGACACCATCCTGGCCATTGTTCCCCAGCAAACGCCCGTCCATTATGAAGAGGACGAAGAAGAGGGGGCTGCAGAGAAAGAAGCATCCTCCGGCAAGGAAAAGCCGCCCGCCGAAAATCCAAACAACAACCAGCCCGACCAGGACAAACCGGCAGGCGAGAAACCGGCCCGGTAA
- a CDS encoding immunity 17 family protein: MQESNAMHLSGWLLMAVGVFSMCGAYFDWDWFMDSRTARFFSGMLGRTGARVVYLLLGLLVIAIGAAVALGYVKDSFE, encoded by the coding sequence GTGCAGGAGTCGAACGCCATGCACCTGTCGGGCTGGTTGTTGATGGCAGTCGGCGTCTTCTCGATGTGCGGCGCGTACTTCGACTGGGATTGGTTCATGGACTCGCGCACCGCGCGGTTCTTCTCCGGCATGCTGGGCAGAACCGGCGCCCGGGTCGTCTATCTGCTGCTGGGATTGCTGGTGATCGCCATCGGGGCGGCGGTCGCCCTGGGCTACGTGAAGGATTCGTTCGAGTAG
- the mdh gene encoding malate dehydrogenase codes for MGRAKITIVGAGNVGATTAHWCAAAELGDIVLLDIPATKNMPAGKALDLMQASPIVGFDSNIVGSTDYADTANSDVVVITAGIPRKPGMSRDDLLATNAKIVASVSEQIKSTSPNAVVIVVSNPLDAMVQQCLVSTGFPKARVLGQAGVLDTARYRTFLAMELGVSVEDVSALLMGGHGDTMVPMPSCTTIGGIPVRRLLSEDKLEAIVDRTRKGGAEIVGLLETGSAYYAPAAATTQMVEAIVKDKKRLLPAAAYCDKEYGVGGFYVGVPVILGAGGVEKIIELELDAQEQADFQKSVDAVKGLVETMTKLMAG; via the coding sequence ATGGGTCGCGCCAAAATTACTATCGTCGGAGCCGGAAACGTAGGCGCTACGACCGCCCATTGGTGTGCCGCTGCCGAACTGGGCGACATTGTGCTGCTCGACATTCCGGCGACCAAGAACATGCCGGCCGGCAAAGCGCTCGACCTGATGCAGGCTTCGCCGATTGTCGGTTTTGACTCCAACATTGTCGGCTCGACCGACTACGCCGATACGGCCAACAGCGATGTGGTGGTGATCACTGCCGGCATCCCCCGGAAACCGGGCATGAGCCGCGACGATCTGCTGGCCACCAACGCCAAGATTGTCGCCTCGGTCAGCGAGCAGATCAAATCCACCAGCCCCAACGCCGTGGTGATCGTCGTCAGCAACCCGCTGGACGCCATGGTTCAGCAGTGCCTGGTTTCCACCGGCTTTCCCAAAGCCCGCGTGCTCGGCCAGGCCGGCGTGCTGGACACGGCCCGTTACCGCACCTTCCTGGCGATGGAACTGGGCGTCAGCGTCGAAGACGTCTCCGCCCTGCTGATGGGCGGCCATGGCGATACGATGGTCCCGATGCCTTCGTGCACCACGATCGGCGGCATCCCCGTCCGTCGCCTGCTGTCCGAAGACAAACTGGAAGCGATCGTCGACCGCACCCGCAAAGGCGGAGCCGAAATTGTCGGCCTGCTGGAAACGGGCAGCGCCTATTACGCCCCCGCCGCCGCCACCACGCAGATGGTCGAAGCGATCGTAAAAGACAAAAAGCGTCTGCTCCCGGCCGCTGCGTACTGCGATAAAGAATACGGCGTTGGCGGTTTCTACGTCGGCGTGCCGGTGATCCTGGGCGCAGGCGGCGTCGAAAAGATCATCGAGCTGGAACTCGACGCACAAGAGCAAGCCGATTTCCAGAAGAGCGTCGACGCTGTCAAAGGTCTGGTCGAAACCATGACCAAACTGATGGCCGGTTAG
- a CDS encoding RrF2 family transcriptional regulator: MISQTVEYALRAVVFLADQAPRARTNSQIAKATKVPAAYLSKVLQGLRRAGIVQSTRGIGGGSSLAVAPDALTLLQVVNAVEPLQRIRKCPLALAAHGVHLCPLHQRLDNALASFEEAFAQTTLAELLAEPTSSIPLCDFPRGKKPGASQRAT, translated from the coding sequence TTGATTTCCCAAACGGTCGAATATGCCCTGCGAGCGGTCGTATTCCTGGCCGACCAGGCGCCCAGGGCGCGCACCAACAGCCAGATCGCCAAAGCGACCAAGGTGCCGGCGGCTTACCTTTCCAAGGTGCTCCAGGGGCTGCGCAGGGCCGGCATTGTGCAGTCAACCCGCGGCATCGGCGGCGGCAGTTCGCTCGCCGTGGCGCCGGACGCCTTGACGCTGCTGCAGGTGGTCAACGCGGTCGAACCGCTGCAGCGGATCCGCAAGTGCCCGCTCGCGCTGGCCGCGCACGGGGTCCATTTGTGCCCGCTGCATCAACGGCTGGATAACGCACTGGCTTCCTTTGAAGAAGCCTTTGCCCAGACTACGCTGGCTGAATTGCTGGCCGAGCCGACTTCGAGCATTCCCCTGTGCGATTTTCCCCGTGGAAAGAAACCGGGCGCTTCCCAACGGGCCACCTGA
- a CDS encoding protoglobin family protein, which yields MKRIDEPRLESDLGYRFAYLTEFMGFSAQDEQTIHDAAAHLAPAVPGLVDAVYDKLFSYDATKRHFVARQSGYEGELPESADALSLDHAMIEFRKQHLARYLTALVTRKYDGKMVLYLDTVGKIHTPDFGSKELNVPLVQMNALMGFVADALTATILSLGLERETEVRTVRAFNKLLWLQNDLINRHYQAPEAIQDALAGAQA from the coding sequence ATGAAGCGTATTGACGAACCCCGCCTGGAATCGGACCTTGGCTATCGGTTTGCGTATCTGACCGAGTTCATGGGGTTTTCCGCCCAGGACGAGCAGACGATACACGACGCGGCCGCCCATCTGGCGCCGGCCGTTCCCGGCCTGGTCGACGCGGTGTACGACAAGCTGTTTTCGTATGACGCAACGAAGCGGCATTTTGTCGCTCGCCAGTCAGGCTACGAAGGCGAACTGCCTGAGAGTGCCGATGCGCTAAGCCTGGACCACGCCATGATTGAGTTCCGCAAGCAGCATCTGGCCCGTTATTTGACCGCTCTGGTCACGCGAAAATACGACGGAAAAATGGTGCTGTACCTCGACACGGTCGGAAAAATCCATACGCCCGATTTTGGCAGCAAGGAACTGAATGTGCCGCTGGTGCAGATGAACGCCCTGATGGGCTTTGTCGCCGACGCGCTTACCGCCACGATCCTGTCGCTGGGGTTGGAACGCGAGACCGAAGTGCGAACGGTGCGTGCGTTCAACAAACTACTCTGGCTGCAGAACGACCTGATCAATCGCCATTACCAGGCGCCCGAAGCGATCCAGGACGCCCTCGCCGGTGCGCAGGCGTAA